A single Elaeis guineensis isolate ETL-2024a chromosome 15, EG11, whole genome shotgun sequence DNA region contains:
- the LOC105058459 gene encoding LOW QUALITY PROTEIN: RING-H2 finger protein ATL52 (The sequence of the model RefSeq protein was modified relative to this genomic sequence to represent the inferred CDS: substituted 1 base at 1 genomic stop codon), giving the protein MAFHRRILLPNDKDPPCIGGPKACDTAPPSISAEPGHRPLFKVLIISISLVAAFFFLSLIYFSVLRRRRRHRHPFLTPAAVSAGSAAASPPSDDDGASEDGEGLHHVWYIQTVGLDEATIRSIAVAEYKAGGGLLGAADCSVCLGEFQDGELVRLLPKCGHAFHVPCIDTWLRAHVNCPLCRAHIIDPAADLASAAPPPPPAATTADTILVDDSSPSVPVDNTVTGIQAPETNNGSRDVEEEDGGTESGVGIGILTDQLPEISELRVPSDLGEDGLQPVRRSVSMDSPYLGILPIMVAPEENSGEERKDPDFGEEQRIKNKGKQGNSSKQGSLQKGHLEIERSLSSGRGFFSRYGRVARNXILPL; this is encoded by the coding sequence ATGGCTTTCCACCGTCGGATCCTCTTACCCAACGACAAAGACCCTCCCTGCATCGGAGGCCCCAAAGCCTGCGACACCGCCCCGCCGTCCATCAGCGCCGAACCCGGGCACCGGCCCCTCTTCAAGGTCCTCATCATTTCCATCTCCCTAGTCGCCGCATTCTTCTTCCTTTCCCTCATCTACTTCTCCGTCCTCCGCCGCCGCCGGCGCCACCGCCACCCGTTCCTCACCCCTGCGGCCGTCTCTGCCGGctccgcggccgcttctccccCGTCCGATGATGACGGAGCCTCCGAGGACGGGGAGGGGCTGCACCACGTGTGGTACATCCAGACCGTCGGGCTGGATGAGGCGACGATCCGGTCCATCGCCGTCGCCGAATACAAGGCCGGCGGCGGACTCCTCGGTGCTGCTGACTGCTCGGTGTGCCTCGGGGAGTTCCAGGACGGGGAGCTCGTCCGGCTACTCCCAAAGTGCGGTCACGCCTTCCACGTCCCCTGTATCGATACCTGGCTTCGGGCCCATGTGAACTGCCCCCTTTGCCGGGCCCACATCATCGACCCAGCGGCGGATCTCGCCAGCgccgctcctcctcctcctcctgctgCCACCACTGCCGATACTATCTTGGTCGACGACTCGAGTCCCTCGGTTCCTGTGGACAATACCGTCACTGGAATCCAAGCACCGGAGACCAATAATGGGTCGCGTGATGTGGAAGAGGAGGATGGAGGAACGGAGAGCGGAGTTGGGATTGGAATTTTGACTGACCAGTTGCCGGAAATCTCTGAGCTTCGGGTGCCGAGCGATTTGGGGGAAGATGGGCTGCAGCCGGTTCGCAGGTCGGTTTCAATGGACTCGCCGTACTTGGGTATTCTTCCCATCATGGTGGCGCCGGAAGAAAACTCTGGGGAGGAGAGAAAAGATCCCGACTTTGGGGAAGAGCAGAGAATTAAGAACAAGGGAAAGCAAGGAAATTCTTCCAAACAAGGTTCGTTGCAGAAGGGTCATTTAGAGATAGAAAGATCTCTGTCGAGCGGCAGGGGGTTCTTCTCTAGATATGGACGGGTGGCCAGGAACTAAATCCTCCCCTTGTGA